Proteins encoded by one window of Lathyrus oleraceus cultivar Zhongwan6 chromosome 1, CAAS_Psat_ZW6_1.0, whole genome shotgun sequence:
- the LOC127101177 gene encoding uncharacterized protein LOC127101177, with protein sequence MVFDRASNELGNGVGVVIISPEGCHTPITARLYFYCTNNMAEYEACILGIKAAVDMKIQFLDVYGDSALVVSQIKGDWDTKHENLIPYREHVLSLIPHFEEITFGHIPRGENQLADALATMASMFEISWDDEAPKITIDRFEKPAYCNEIDTEGGEEKPWFYEVKRYLETQEFPEGASVKDKKFLRRFSAKFFLSNGILYKRNHDSTLLRCVDKKEATEIMEDMHDGIFGTHSSGHTMTKKILRAGYYWSTMEADCYQHSRTCHKCQIYADKVHIPPAPLNVLTTPWPFAMWGMASLKGLSQTMALI encoded by the exons atggtttttgataGAGCTTCTAATGAACttggtaatggtgttggtgttgtgaTCATTTCCCCTGAAGGTTGTCATACCCCGATTACTGCAAGACTTTATTTCTATTGTAccaataacatggctgagtatgaggcatgtatccTGGGCATCAAAGCTGCCGTTGATATGAAAATTCAGTTCCTGGacgtatatggagattcagcccTGGTAGTGAGTCAGATTAAAGGAGATTGGGATACCAAGCATGAAAATCTTATTCCCTACAGAGAGCATGTGCTGTCTTTGATCCCACATTTTGAAGAGATTACCTTTGGACACATTCCACGAGgagagaatcagttggcagatgCATTAGCCACCATGGCATCTATGTTTGAGATTAGCTGGGATGATGAAGCTCCCAAGATTACTATTGATAGATTTGAGAAGCCTGCATACTGCAATGAGATTGATACTGAAGGAGGAGAGGAAAAGCCTTGGTTCTATGAAGTAAAAAGATATCTTGAAACTCAGGAGTTCCCTGAAGGGGCATCtgtcaaagataagaagtttctGAGGAGGTTTTCTGCTAAGTTCTTCTTGAGTAATGGAATTTTGTACAAACGCaatcatgattcaactttgcttcgttgtgtggataagAAGGAAGCAACagagattatggaagacatgcatgatgggATTTTTGGCACTCATTCTAGTGGTCATACTATGAcaaagaagatattgagagcaggatactattggtctaccatggaagctgacTGCTATCAACATTCCAGGAcatgtcacaagtgtcaaatctatgctgataaagtgcatATACCTCCGGCTCCATTAAATGTGTTGACTACTCCTTGGCcttttgccatgtggg gtatggcatccctgaaaggattatcacaGACAATGGCTCTAATCTGA